The sequence CTTCTAGAAATCAGGGTCGAAAGATTTAAATTCTGGGATATATTTTGATCCTTCTCTTGCCACTCAAGTTCATTTTTCGCTaggagaaaaatacacttttctctCCATCCACATTTCTAGACTACCCTCACAATTCATTTCTGAATGGCAGAAGTTTGTATCCTATGGATCAAACCCTGTGTGGAAAATGTATCTCCCAAATTATAgttcagtgtatttttaaaaaaccacaactgcCTGGCTTTGCAAAAACATCCACCCAGTCATTAGAAGTCTAAGGACATGGAGCAGATCGTGCTTTTGGGGAGAATCTGGAGCCAGCTTAGGATGATgtgaataacagaaaaaaaatgtagtcaTTGCTCTAGGCTGACCTTCAGTTGTGAGTGAGGTTTCATTTTGCTAGATATGTGAAGGCTTCAGCTCAGTATTTATCATGAAGCAGagtaaaaaggaaggaaacacagGGCTTGAAAGCTAAAGAACTTTTGCTTTCTTAGTAGCAGCTTTATCAAAGTGACAGCCAGGCAGCACTGTAAATAAACCGGTCAGCTTCCATTGTGCTCTTACCTGCAGGAATTCTCCCATCTGTAAGGAAAAGGTCACTGAATCCTTCCCCAAGAAGTCTGTCAATTGGAGACTCTCTCCCCAAATCATAATCACTGTCTCCAGCTTCACTGTCACCTCGGCCACTGTCTTTCAAGCTGAATTTATCCATATCTTGTAGGGCATATCTGTAAAGAGAATTGTGGCGATTGTGGAATTAGATTATGTCATGTACGTTATATTCCACTTTTTGATTAAAGAGACatgtctgtattttctggtacacatgcatgcatatgTAGCAGAACAGTTCAGATCCTTACCTGTAGCTTCTGGAATACTTGTTTCCTCGAAAACTTGGCCTTGGTTGATACTGGCCCTGGTGGAGCATCGAGAGAAGCTGAGAAACCTGCTAAAGAAAGGGTGAAAAGACTGATTccatgaaatgaaatgaagttTCTAGTTGTAAAACCACCAATTCACTTCTCAGGTTTGTTTGTAGGGaggtttggcatttttttctcctttaaagtttaattaaatCAAATTCCTGCACATATATAATGCAGTACAACATACTATTTTGTACTGTAGCGTCTGCCACAGGAAACATCTAAAGACTTTGTACAATGAGGAAATGCACTGCTGTTCATTAGCCTCTGAACTCATAATAATTAATTCATTAACAAGTTAAACAAGTAATTAAACAGAGCCGgagtctggttttgttttaatagatCAGAACCAACCCTTTACCATTCCAGGCTCCtagttcaaaacaaaatgccatCGCTCTGCGTGTAAAGAGTTACCAGGATGCAGCTCTCATTTAAGCTACGCTCATATATTACAATAGCTGTACTTAAACTGTGTCTGTGTTTAACCTTTTAGTTCTCCATCCCCATTAACGAAAGACTTTCCTGCATCGTTTCTCTGTAGAAATACTTGGGCACTTCTTAAACGGAGCCatacagagggaaaaggaagggaaggcagggaagaaagGGCACTAAACCAGAGCACAGTACTGTCAATTGCACTCCACTGTTTCGACCTTACAGGGAAGAACCCAGAAATAACGTTACTAATAACAGATTTAATCCTATTCCCCATGGTAATGGCTTCAGTTGATATTGTGAGTAAAACTGCAAAGCTGTGACATCTAAAAAGAAATCCATAGCACGTTCTCACTAGGCAGAGACCCACttgcctgctgctctcccaggctGCACGCAGAGCACCTCCACGCTCCCAAGGGAACGCACGAGTGAACGTGTGTGTACACCATGGTATGGACCTTACCTCAACAGCCGGAGTAGCGTGGGTGAGTTCCAGCGAGAAGTTTTCAGGCACGTGGTTAGAGGAGATTGTCACCAGGCTGTTCAGCGATTGGTGGCTGTGGTGGCTCTGCCGGCTGCTCATCTGTCCCCTTTCCAGGGTCGGAGATGGCGACGGAGAAGCTCTGTGGTGAGATCTGATGGGCAAAGTGCCATTAACTGTTGGCACTAATGTAATGTCCCCTTTGTGGATCTGTCGTGAGGGTCGTTTTGGGTGGTGCTGGTAGGTCGACTCCGCCACGCGACAGTTGTAGGATCTGGTGTCCTTCTTCTCCCGATTACATCTTGTAGCAAAGATAACCATAATGACCAACAACACAGCACATATCGATCCTAAGGATATAATGGTTATCATGGAGACATCCAGGGAGGGCTGGCTCACCAAAGTTGCTTCTGTGCTTGCAAATGAATAAACATACTCAAAAACGGTGCATTTCAGAAGTGCTTTAGTACTAAGCTGAGGACTGCCTTTATCCTGGACTATCACAAAAAACTCCCATTGTTTTGCTGGCACTGATTCTATGCTCACATTGATAGAGATGTCACAAGTTTTGGGATCCATCACaaagatgctgttttccttgtCAGCTGCTATGGAGCAGCTGAGCTCAGAGTTCATACCAGAGTCTCTATCCGTGGCCCTTACCCTGGTGACAAGAAAGCCAATTCCAGCATCTTTAGGAATGGagatttctgctgtgctgttgcGTAGCACTGGCCCCACAATGACGGGAGCGTTGTCATTTTCGTCGATGACGGTCAGTACAACCGTGGTATTACTAACAAGCTGCTGACTCCCTCCATCCCTAGCTTGAACTACAAAGGCGATTTGATTTACTTCTTCATGGTCAAAGGTTCGCAGGGCATAGATCGCCCCATTGGAGGGATCGATGGTCACATAGGTTGTTACAGAACTTCCCAAAATATAGCTCTCCAAAATGGTGTACGTCACCTGCCCGTTGTCACCTAGATCTGGGTCTGTGGCTGTGACTGACGTGATGTACGCTCCCGGAGAGTTATTTTCCAAGATAACAACTTCGTATCTGTTTGTCTGGAAGCGGGGAGGGTTGTCATTTTCATCACTGATTTGGACAGTAAAGTGTTTCACTGTGGAAAGACTTGGCGTTCCCTTGTCCTCCGCTATTACAGTCAAGCTGTATTCAGATCTCTTTTCCCTATCTAGAGTGGCATTAGTCAAGATTAAATAGTTATTTTCGTAAGTCTTTTGGAGTTTAAAGTGGCCATGTCCATGGAGCTTGCAAACTATCTCTCCATTCATACCAGAGTCCTTGTCTTGCACTCTGACCAGGGCCACGAAAGTGTCCAAGGGTGACCCTTCAGAAACGTAGGctatctcttctttctctgggGACATCAGGTTTAAGTTAATTTCAGGTCTGTTGTCATTCACATCCAcaattttaattatgattttgcAATGAGCTGGAATAGAATTCGGCCCCAAATCTTGAGCCTGAGCATCAATTTCATAGGATTTGGTTGCTTCATAGTCCACTTGCTTCAGGAGGGTCAGGTGCCCTCTTTCTGAATCTATCTTAAAAGTCTCTACAATTTTGGCAGAAACATGACTACTGAAGGAGTACACGACTTTACCGTTAGCGCCCTCATCTGGGTCAGTGGCATTGAGGTCTATGAGCAAAGTCCCGATGGGTGAGTTTTCTAGGAGCTGGATTATATAGGACTGCTGCTCGAAAACCGGGCTGTTGTCATTGGAATcagaaatgcttattttcagGAGGGATGAGCCGGATCTCTGAGGCACCCCTTTATCTGAGGCAGTGAGCTGGAGTTCATAACTTGACTTCAACTCCCGGTCCAGCTCTCTGACCACAATCAGCTCCGCGTACTTAGCACCATCGGTCCTGGTTCGCACCTCAATGctaaaaaaatcatttgcagAAAGGGAGTAAGTGTGAAGGGAGTTATCCCCTACATCTGGATCAAAAGCGCTGTCCAAAGGGATCCGGGTTCCTACGGCTGCGCTCTCTGATATTTCGATCGGGATGAGAGCTCTGGAAAACTGGGGAGAGTTGTCGTTAATATCCAGCACTTCAACTTCAACATGGAAAAGCTGCAGATGTTCAGTGGGCAGAGTGATCACATCAAACTCGATGGAGCAGTTTAAGTTTTTCTGGCAGAGTTGCTCCCGATCAATTTTAGCCCCTATGCTGATCTCTCCGTTATCCTCGCGGACTACAAGCAAGGGAGAATTCCCCCTCTGCATGGCTCGAAACCGAACCGAGGAAGGGTTaggcatttttaataaaacatcagCTACATCCTCCGACAGTCTCGCAATTACTGATCCAACTCTCTGCTCCTCATAAATCCTGTATTTCAAATTCCTGCCGAGCGCAGCCTTATTGAAAGATATTATCATCAGTGCAAAAATGAATATAAAGTGCATTTTACTGCCGAGCCGGTGCATTGGTAAGTTTCTGCAATTCATTTCTCCCAGCAAGTTACAAAGCAATTATTTCGACTTCCTTCGGTACCTTAACCCCAGCGCGCATCTGGTCCGTGCAAACTTGAAAACGCCTCTCCTAGCCAGCCGAGCGTTAATCTCTCACCAgatcagaaaactttttttttttttcttggttataTACACACCGTGCCGGG comes from Falco naumanni isolate bFalNau1 chromosome 1, bFalNau1.pat, whole genome shotgun sequence and encodes:
- the PCDH18 gene encoding protocadherin-18 isoform X2, translating into MNCRNLPMHRLGSKMHFIFIFALMIISFNKAALGRNLKYRIYEEQRVGSVIARLSEDVADVLLKMPNPSSVRFRAMQRGNSPLLVVREDNGEISIGAKIDREQLCQKNLNCSIEFDVITLPTEHLQLFHVEVEVLDINDNSPQFSRALIPIEISESAAVGTRIPLDSAFDPDVGDNSLHTYSLSANDFFSIEVRTRTDGAKYAELIVVRELDRELKSSYELQLTASDKGVPQRSGSSLLKISISDSNDNSPVFEQQSYIIQLLENSPIGTLLIDLNATDPDEGANGKVVYSFSSHVSAKIVETFKIDSERGHLTLLKQVDYEATKSYEIDAQAQDLGPNSIPAHCKIIIKIVDVNDNRPEINLNLMSPEKEEIAYVSEGSPLDTFVALVRVQDKDSGMNGEIVCKLHGHGHFKLQKTYENNYLILTNATLDREKRSEYSLTVIAEDKGTPSLSTVKHFTVQISDENDNPPRFQTNRYEVVILENNSPGAYITSVTATDPDLGDNGQVTYTILESYILGSSVTTYVTIDPSNGAIYALRTFDHEEVNQIAFVVQARDGGSQQLVSNTTVVLTVIDENDNAPVIVGPVLRNSTAEISIPKDAGIGFLVTRVRATDRDSGMNSELSCSIAADKENSIFVMDPKTCDISINVSIESVPAKQWEFFVIVQDKGSPQLSTKALLKCTVFEYVYSFASTEATLVSQPSLDVSMITIISLGSICAVLLVIMVIFATRCNREKKDTRSYNCRVAESTYQHHPKRPSRQIHKGDITLVPTVNGTLPIRSHHRASPSPSPTLERGQMSSRQSHHSHQSLNSLVTISSNHVPENFSLELTHATPAVEVSQLLSMLHQGQYQPRPSFRGNKYSRSYRYALQDMDKFSLKDSGRGDSEAGDSDYDLGRESPIDRLLGEGFSDLFLTDGRIPAAMRLCTEECRVLGHSDQCWMPPLPSPSSDYRSNMFIPGEEFQSPQQQLQLQQQQQQQGLEEDAQPADASEKKKSFSTFGKDCQSEEDAGDTCTSSLLSEMSSVFQRLLPPSLDAYAECNEMDRSNSLERRKGHLPAKTVNYPQGVAAWAASTHFQNPANNGPTMGTHSSAQPSSKWLPAMEEIPENYEEDDFDNVLNHLSDGKHELMDASELVAEINKLLQDVRQN
- the PCDH18 gene encoding protocadherin-18 isoform X1, giving the protein MNCRNLPMHRLGSKMHFIFIFALMIISFNKAALGRNLKYRIYEEQRVGSVIARLSEDVADVLLKMPNPSSVRFRAMQRGNSPLLVVREDNGEISIGAKIDREQLCQKNLNCSIEFDVITLPTEHLQLFHVEVEVLDINDNSPQFSRALIPIEISESAAVGTRIPLDSAFDPDVGDNSLHTYSLSANDFFSIEVRTRTDGAKYAELIVVRELDRELKSSYELQLTASDKGVPQRSGSSLLKISISDSNDNSPVFEQQSYIIQLLENSPIGTLLIDLNATDPDEGANGKVVYSFSSHVSAKIVETFKIDSERGHLTLLKQVDYEATKSYEIDAQAQDLGPNSIPAHCKIIIKIVDVNDNRPEINLNLMSPEKEEIAYVSEGSPLDTFVALVRVQDKDSGMNGEIVCKLHGHGHFKLQKTYENNYLILTNATLDREKRSEYSLTVIAEDKGTPSLSTVKHFTVQISDENDNPPRFQTNRYEVVILENNSPGAYITSVTATDPDLGDNGQVTYTILESYILGSSVTTYVTIDPSNGAIYALRTFDHEEVNQIAFVVQARDGGSQQLVSNTTVVLTVIDENDNAPVIVGPVLRNSTAEISIPKDAGIGFLVTRVRATDRDSGMNSELSCSIAADKENSIFVMDPKTCDISINVSIESVPAKQWEFFVIVQDKGSPQLSTKALLKCTVFEYVYSFASTEATLVSQPSLDVSMITIISLGSICAVLLVIMVIFATRCNREKKDTRSYNCRVAESTYQHHPKRPSRQIHKGDITLVPTVNGTLPIRSHHRASPSPSPTLERGQMSSRQSHHSHQSLNSLVTISSNHVPENFSLELTHATPAVEQVSQLLSMLHQGQYQPRPSFRGNKYSRSYRYALQDMDKFSLKDSGRGDSEAGDSDYDLGRESPIDRLLGEGFSDLFLTDGRIPAAMRLCTEECRVLGHSDQCWMPPLPSPSSDYRSNMFIPGEEFQSPQQQLQLQQQQQQQGLEEDAQPADASEKKKSFSTFGKDCQSEEDAGDTCTSSLLSEMSSVFQRLLPPSLDAYAECNEMDRSNSLERRKGHLPAKTVNYPQGVAAWAASTHFQNPANNGPTMGTHSSAQPSSKWLPAMEEIPENYEEDDFDNVLNHLSDGKHELMDASELVAEINKLLQDVRQN